From Saccharothrix espanaensis DSM 44229, the proteins below share one genomic window:
- a CDS encoding ABC transporter ATP-binding protein has product MDPVTHPRGWIRRLATACWEHRALVVWSVLAAVVGVGLQAVAPLLLKAAVDDAVAGRTDRLAWLAAVLVGLEVLTFGTAFVRRFLGGRLAVDVQHDLRQAVFHAVQRLDGPRQDALRTGQVVSRSITDLQLVNSLLSMTPLAFGTVVFALAALVAMFWLSPLLTVIALVVVPAVAVVAARTRLTLFPATWSAQQRAADVAQHVEETVTGVRVVKGFGQEAREVARLESRARVLFAERMRAARLTARPTATLTALPYVGQVAVLALGGWLALRGEVSLGTFLAFATYVANLVGPTRLLSSLVVTAQMARAGVERVYELVDSQPDVVEGSADVPAGPVAVELDQVRFGYTRSEPVLSAVSLKVAPGETLAVVGTAGSGKSTVSLLLPRFYDVHEGAIRVGGVDVRELRLESLRRAVGVVFEEAFLFSDTIRANIAYGLPDASDEQVEAAARAAEAHGFITDLPEGYGTVVGERGLTLSGGQRQRVALARALLSDPRVLVLDDATSAVDPTTEAAIHRTLAEVTAGRTTILIAHRRSSLTLADRIAVLDAGEVVDVGTHEELTERCPLYRELLAGPGEAIEQVDPRADAALEPGPDGVTAELWPAAEEDEVAVRARNRAVDTSRAAAGGPRGGGGTSALVGGTPPTPELMARVHALPPATERPDLRGEDPRAPDPGFRLRGLLRPVRWAMLGVGGLLLVDSALAITLPNLVRLGVDGGVVGGEPGRLWLAAGIGLALVVLGWLSAAAGTVVTSRVGERLLYLLRVRSYAHLQRLGLDYYEREMAGRIMTRMTTDVDALSSFLQTGLTTFVISVLTVAGIAVALVLTDPSLALVALAVLPVLLVATVVFQRLSSRAYADARERVSAVNADLQENVSGLRVAQAYTREARSAEAFAARSDAYRRSRIRAQRYIATYFPFLALLSGVAQAVVLVVGAYRVAAGTLSPGVLLAFVLYLGLFFAPLYQLSTVFDGYQQARVGLARIGDLLRTPTSVPPAEHPVPVTALRGEVVLEDVTFTYPGAARPALAGVTLHVAPGETVALVGETGAGKSTLVKLVARFYDTTGGRVLVDGVDLRDYDLSAFRQRLGVVPQEAHLFGGDVAENVAYGRPAASKAEVERAVRAVGALPTVAALPAAFHQQVGERGQSLSAGQRQLVALARAELVQPDLLLLDEATAALDPQTEATVLAAGDHLAGSRTTFVVAHRLATAARADRIVVLSDGRIAEQGTHTALLAAGGHYARLWSHSTGTPHLTNTPPTDHPTGH; this is encoded by the coding sequence GTGGATCCCGTGACACACCCCCGAGGCTGGATCCGCCGACTCGCCACCGCGTGCTGGGAGCACCGCGCCCTGGTGGTGTGGTCGGTGCTGGCCGCCGTCGTGGGCGTGGGCCTGCAGGCGGTGGCCCCGCTGCTGCTCAAGGCCGCCGTGGACGACGCGGTGGCCGGCCGCACCGACCGGCTGGCGTGGCTGGCCGCCGTGCTGGTCGGCCTGGAGGTGCTCACCTTCGGGACGGCGTTCGTCCGGCGGTTCCTGGGCGGGCGGCTGGCCGTCGACGTGCAGCACGACCTGCGCCAGGCGGTGTTCCACGCGGTCCAGCGGCTGGACGGCCCCCGGCAGGACGCGTTGCGCACCGGCCAGGTGGTGTCCCGCTCGATCACCGACCTGCAACTGGTCAACAGCCTGCTGTCGATGACCCCGCTGGCCTTCGGCACGGTGGTGTTCGCGCTGGCCGCCCTGGTGGCGATGTTCTGGTTGTCCCCCCTGCTGACGGTGATCGCGCTGGTCGTGGTGCCGGCCGTGGCGGTGGTCGCGGCGCGCACCCGGCTGACGCTGTTCCCGGCGACCTGGTCGGCGCAGCAGCGGGCGGCCGACGTGGCGCAGCACGTCGAGGAGACGGTGACCGGCGTCCGGGTGGTGAAGGGCTTCGGCCAGGAGGCGCGCGAGGTCGCCCGGCTGGAGTCGCGGGCCCGGGTGCTGTTCGCCGAGCGGATGCGGGCCGCCCGGCTGACCGCCCGGCCGACCGCGACGCTGACCGCGCTGCCGTACGTGGGGCAGGTGGCGGTGCTGGCGCTGGGCGGCTGGCTGGCGCTGCGCGGGGAGGTGTCGCTGGGCACGTTCCTGGCGTTCGCGACCTACGTGGCCAACCTGGTCGGGCCTACCAGGCTGCTGTCCAGCCTGGTGGTGACGGCGCAGATGGCCCGCGCCGGCGTGGAGCGGGTGTACGAGCTGGTCGACTCGCAGCCGGACGTGGTGGAGGGTTCGGCGGACGTGCCGGCCGGTCCGGTGGCCGTCGAGCTGGACCAGGTGCGCTTCGGCTACACCCGCAGCGAGCCGGTGCTCTCGGCGGTGTCGCTGAAGGTCGCGCCGGGCGAGACGCTGGCGGTCGTGGGCACCGCCGGGTCCGGCAAGTCGACGGTGTCGCTGCTGCTGCCCCGGTTCTACGACGTGCACGAGGGCGCGATCCGGGTCGGCGGGGTCGACGTGCGGGAGCTGCGGCTGGAGTCGCTGCGGCGGGCCGTCGGGGTGGTGTTCGAGGAGGCGTTCCTGTTCTCGGACACGATCCGGGCGAACATCGCCTACGGCCTGCCCGACGCGTCCGACGAGCAGGTCGAGGCCGCGGCGCGGGCCGCCGAGGCGCACGGGTTCATCACCGACCTGCCCGAGGGGTACGGCACGGTGGTCGGCGAGCGCGGCCTGACGCTGTCCGGCGGCCAGCGGCAGCGGGTGGCACTGGCCCGCGCGCTGCTGTCGGACCCGCGGGTGCTGGTCCTCGACGACGCGACCTCCGCCGTCGACCCGACGACCGAGGCGGCCATCCACCGCACGCTCGCCGAGGTGACGGCCGGCCGCACGACGATCCTGATCGCGCACCGCCGGTCCTCGCTCACCCTCGCCGACCGGATCGCCGTGCTCGACGCGGGCGAGGTGGTCGACGTCGGCACGCACGAGGAGCTGACCGAGCGCTGCCCGCTGTACCGGGAGCTGCTGGCCGGTCCGGGCGAGGCGATCGAGCAGGTCGACCCGAGGGCCGACGCGGCGCTCGAACCCGGCCCGGACGGCGTGACGGCCGAGCTGTGGCCGGCGGCCGAGGAGGACGAGGTGGCCGTCCGGGCGCGCAACCGCGCGGTGGACACCTCCCGTGCCGCAGCGGGTGGTCCGCGCGGCGGCGGCGGGACGTCCGCGCTGGTCGGTGGCACCCCGCCGACCCCGGAGCTGATGGCCCGGGTGCACGCCCTGCCGCCCGCGACCGAGCGGCCCGACCTGCGCGGCGAGGACCCGCGCGCACCCGACCCGGGGTTCCGGCTGCGCGGACTGCTGCGCCCGGTGCGGTGGGCGATGCTCGGCGTCGGCGGGCTGCTGCTGGTCGACTCGGCGCTGGCGATCACGCTGCCCAACCTGGTCCGGCTCGGCGTGGACGGCGGGGTCGTCGGCGGCGAGCCCGGCCGGCTGTGGCTGGCGGCCGGGATCGGCCTGGCCCTGGTCGTGCTGGGCTGGCTGTCGGCGGCGGCCGGGACGGTCGTGACGTCCCGGGTGGGCGAGCGGCTGCTGTACCTGCTGCGCGTGCGCAGCTACGCCCACCTGCAACGGCTCGGGCTCGACTACTACGAGCGGGAGATGGCCGGCCGGATCATGACCCGGATGACCACCGACGTCGACGCGCTGTCCAGCTTCCTTCAGACCGGGCTGACGACGTTCGTGATCAGCGTGCTGACCGTGGCCGGGATCGCGGTGGCCCTGGTGCTGACCGACCCGTCGCTGGCGCTGGTGGCGCTGGCCGTGCTCCCGGTCCTGCTGGTGGCGACGGTGGTCTTCCAGCGGCTGTCGTCCCGGGCGTACGCGGACGCGCGGGAGCGGGTGAGCGCGGTCAACGCCGACCTTCAGGAGAACGTCTCCGGGCTGCGGGTCGCGCAGGCCTACACCCGGGAGGCGCGCTCGGCCGAGGCGTTCGCCGCCCGCAGCGACGCCTACCGCCGGTCCCGGATCCGGGCCCAGCGCTACATCGCAACGTACTTCCCGTTCCTGGCCCTGCTGTCCGGCGTGGCGCAGGCCGTGGTCCTGGTGGTCGGCGCGTACCGGGTCGCGGCGGGCACCCTGTCACCGGGCGTGCTGCTGGCGTTCGTGCTGTACCTGGGGCTGTTCTTCGCGCCGCTCTACCAGCTCTCCACCGTGTTCGACGGCTACCAGCAGGCCCGCGTCGGCCTGGCCCGGATCGGCGACCTGCTGCGCACCCCGACCAGCGTGCCCCCGGCCGAGCACCCGGTCCCGGTGACCGCGCTGCGCGGCGAGGTGGTGCTGGAGGACGTCACCTTCACCTACCCCGGCGCCGCCCGGCCGGCGCTGGCCGGCGTGACGCTGCACGTGGCGCCGGGTGAGACGGTCGCCCTGGTCGGCGAGACCGGTGCCGGCAAGTCGACCCTGGTCAAGCTGGTGGCGCGGTTCTACGACACGACCGGGGGCCGCGTCCTGGTCGACGGCGTCGACCTGAGGGACTACGACCTGTCGGCGTTCCGGCAGCGCCTGGGCGTGGTGCCGCAGGAGGCGCACCTGTTCGGCGGCGACGTGGCCGAGAACGTCGCGTACGGCAGGCCGGCCGCGTCGAAGGCCGAGGTGGAGCGGGCGGTGCGGGCGGTCGGCGCGCTGCCCACCGTCGCCGCCCTGCCCGCGGCCTTCCACCAGCAGGTGGGCGAGCGCGGCCAGTCGCTGTCCGCGGGCCAGCGCCAGCTGGTGGCCCTGGCCAGGGCGGAGCTGGTCCAACCCGACCTGCTGCTGCTGGACGAGGCCACCGCCGCCCTCGACCCGCAGACCGAGGCGACCGTCCTGGCCGCCGGCGACCACCTGGCGGGCTCGCGCACCACGTTCGTCGTGGCCCACCGCCTGGCCACCGCCGCCAGAGCGGACCGGATCGTTGTCCTGTCCGACGGCCGGATAGCGGAACAGGGCACCCACACCGCCCTCCTGGCCGCCGGCGGCCACTACGCCCGCCTCTGGTCCCACAGCACCGGCACCCCTCACCTCACCAACACCCCACCCACTGACCACCCCACCGGCCACTGA